A window from Vulpes vulpes isolate BD-2025 chromosome 9, VulVul3, whole genome shotgun sequence encodes these proteins:
- the SSUH2 gene encoding protein SSUH2 homolog isoform X2, translating into MELRVPTVTEEVAREALLSFVSSKCCYGSTAAGDLVIQELKQQTLCRYRLETFSESRISEWTYQPFTNQSVDGPQRGTSPRLWDIRVQVPPMFQEDTRKFQVPHSSVVKECHKCHGRGRYKCSGCHGAGMVRCSSCSGAKRKAKQSRRCQMCSGSGRRRCSTCSGRGNKTCATCKGEKKLLHFIQLVIMWKNSLFEFVSEHRLNCPGELLAKAKGESLFKDENTMVYPIVDFPLREISLASQRGIAEHSAALASRARVLQQRQTIELIPLTEVHYWYQGQTYVYYIYGTDHRVYVVDYPERYCCGCTII; encoded by the exons ATGGAACTCAG AGTCCCCACGGTGACAGAGGAGGTGGCTCGTGAAGCCCTCCTCAGCTTTGTGAGCTCCAAATGCTGCTATGGCAGCACAGCCGCCGGGGACCTCGTCATCCAGGAGCTCAAGCAGCAGACCCTCTGCAGG TATCGACTAGAGACTTTTAGCGAATCAAGGATAAGCGAATGGACATATCAACCCTTTACTA ACCAGTCAGTGGATGGGCCACAAAGAGGGACCTCCCCCAGACTTTGGGACATCAGGGTCCAGGTCCCCCCGATGTTTCAAGAAGACACGAGGAAGTTCCAAGTCCCTCACTCGTCAGTGGTCAAG GAATGTCACAAATGCCATGGGCGTGGGCGCTACAAGTGCAGCGGCTGCCATGGGGCCGGCATG GTGAGATgctcttcctgcagcggagccaAGCGCAAAGCCAAGCAGTCCCGGAGGTGTCAGATGTGCTCAGGGTCTGGCAGGCGGAG GTGCAGCACATGCTCAGGGAGGGGAAACAAGACCTGCGCCACCTGCAAGGGGGAGAAGAAACTGCTGCACTTCATCCAGTTGGTCATCATGTG GAAGAACAGCCTGTTTGAGTTTGTGTCTGAGCACCGACTGAATTGCCCTGGGGAGCTCCTTGCTAAAGCCAAAGGAGAAAGCCTCTTTAAGGATGAAAACACCATG GTGTACCCCATTGTGGATTTCCCGCTGCGGGAGATCTCTCTGGCTTCCCAGAGGGGCATTGCGGAGCACAGCGCTGCCCTGGCTTCCCGGGCCCGAGTCCTGCAGCAG CGCCAGACCATTGAGCTGATCCCCCTCACAGAAGTTCATTACTGGTACCAAGGACAGACTTATGTCTACTACATCTATGGCACTGACCACAGGGTGTATGTGGTGGACTACCCTGAGCGGTACTGCTGTGGCTGCACCATCATCTGA
- the SSUH2 gene encoding protein SSUH2 homolog isoform X1, producing MELSRVPTVTEEVAREALLSFVSSKCCYGSTAAGDLVIQELKQQTLCRYRLETFSESRISEWTYQPFTNQSVDGPQRGTSPRLWDIRVQVPPMFQEDTRKFQVPHSSVVKECHKCHGRGRYKCSGCHGAGMVRCSSCSGAKRKAKQSRRCQMCSGSGRRRCSTCSGRGNKTCATCKGEKKLLHFIQLVIMWKNSLFEFVSEHRLNCPGELLAKAKGESLFKDENTMVYPIVDFPLREISLASQRGIAEHSAALASRARVLQQRQTIELIPLTEVHYWYQGQTYVYYIYGTDHRVYVVDYPERYCCGCTII from the exons ATGGAACTCAG CAGAGTCCCCACGGTGACAGAGGAGGTGGCTCGTGAAGCCCTCCTCAGCTTTGTGAGCTCCAAATGCTGCTATGGCAGCACAGCCGCCGGGGACCTCGTCATCCAGGAGCTCAAGCAGCAGACCCTCTGCAGG TATCGACTAGAGACTTTTAGCGAATCAAGGATAAGCGAATGGACATATCAACCCTTTACTA ACCAGTCAGTGGATGGGCCACAAAGAGGGACCTCCCCCAGACTTTGGGACATCAGGGTCCAGGTCCCCCCGATGTTTCAAGAAGACACGAGGAAGTTCCAAGTCCCTCACTCGTCAGTGGTCAAG GAATGTCACAAATGCCATGGGCGTGGGCGCTACAAGTGCAGCGGCTGCCATGGGGCCGGCATG GTGAGATgctcttcctgcagcggagccaAGCGCAAAGCCAAGCAGTCCCGGAGGTGTCAGATGTGCTCAGGGTCTGGCAGGCGGAG GTGCAGCACATGCTCAGGGAGGGGAAACAAGACCTGCGCCACCTGCAAGGGGGAGAAGAAACTGCTGCACTTCATCCAGTTGGTCATCATGTG GAAGAACAGCCTGTTTGAGTTTGTGTCTGAGCACCGACTGAATTGCCCTGGGGAGCTCCTTGCTAAAGCCAAAGGAGAAAGCCTCTTTAAGGATGAAAACACCATG GTGTACCCCATTGTGGATTTCCCGCTGCGGGAGATCTCTCTGGCTTCCCAGAGGGGCATTGCGGAGCACAGCGCTGCCCTGGCTTCCCGGGCCCGAGTCCTGCAGCAG CGCCAGACCATTGAGCTGATCCCCCTCACAGAAGTTCATTACTGGTACCAAGGACAGACTTATGTCTACTACATCTATGGCACTGACCACAGGGTGTATGTGGTGGACTACCCTGAGCGGTACTGCTGTGGCTGCACCATCATCTGA